The Porites lutea chromosome 7, jaPorLute2.1, whole genome shotgun sequence genome includes the window CCTTGTAGGACTGTCTTGGGAATGACTTCTGAGCCAGTTTCCTACGAAACTCAGTACTGGCCAAGTAAAAGGCaatgacccccctccccccccccccccccccacagttGAACAGTCCCAAGATGAAATTCGAGCAGCACCTACCCAGTCTCACTAGAAAATaaggaaatgacaaaaaaagggaaaacaaactCACTAGATAAAAACCAGGATAAAAACTAGTTTCAAGGAGACAAGATGATGTACTCTTTGCAAATAATATAGTTATCTACTAAAGGAAGAATACTAACTACATTGGTTGAGATTTCAAATGATTAGCGAGCAAATTTCGTGTTAAAACAAGAGTACCTCAATGAGAACCTACAAGTAGCCTAAATGGTCAGTAAATCAACCCATATATAAAAAAATGCGCTAGGTTAAACATACCTCCTCTCTTGGTATAAACTCGCCACACCCATTAGGACAATCAACGGGGATCCTGCGGCATTCGGAGGAGTGTTTCTGTGGACAAAAGGGTAGTAGACAATACTGACTTGCACATACAAAAGGATAGCTTTCTTAAATGGACACTCAGACCTGTAAGGCGACGGATAAAGGTTCCCATTTTTTGCTTAAAGCTACCCTCGGCTTATAGGTAAATGAATACAACTAGTTTTCGTCTACTAAGCGAATTTTCTTCTAGGTATAttacagaaaaatacaaaaaggtGGTCAATTGGTTGGTGAAAAGCACATCAAGTTAATGTTTCAAAACATAGGACCAACAGATACCTCTTCTTCACACTTAGAGTATTTGTCACTACAATGCCCACAATGTAAGGTTCTCCACTGGCACGTATTCATCACGTGATCTTCCACAAGTCTCTTTTCCATTATTGCGTGGCACCGATGGTTTGGACAGCGGATTATTTTGCAGTCACAGCTCAGTAAATGTGCCTGGAGGAACATTACAagggtagatagatagatagatagatagatagatagtttattaaaatatcgaacatggcagtccgtagactgaattgcgttacaattacttaaacctaagattaaataaattccaaaaatataaatactaattgaaattataacaaaaaacatttctataaaaatgcgaaaaactctctatatataactaggtacaaactggtccaaaaaattatgtacacatacttggaataaaagtgttcttaaaacgatttgtatgtgtgcggggcatggcataagccctggactgtcttagattatgtctgtgttctctcttaggaggtaagacaggcacaagtttgtgatccgggcatgacgtgatagactcgaaaagcttgctacACAGGGCCACGCGTCTAGCGTGCAAGGTTTCTAAATCGAACCTGACCAAACATTCTGAATACGACGCATAAGGACAAATGATGGAGagcgctctcttttgcactcatcatcatcaaaatcaCTCATCAAAATCATTTTTAGTAATAGAGCTTTTTCACTCAAGTGGTTAGCacttatgcaaatttatttcaaccaaaaaaaaagttttccaaagaaaagagttcaaatcccacaggattggtttggaacaccaacatggccgccgtttcattgttttgaaacaacaaCAAGGCCAGCGTGCCATCGTGTGTAAGCGTTCGACAGCGGATTGCACAAGTATCATATAACCGCAGTCAAGGTGTTTTATATAccgctatttcgagaaaggttgtcggaagaaGTGCACGccacaatcccgaaaggtattgtgggtgattttgagttcactgttcttcaaagaaatttgagagAATGGCAGGAGAGGCCATGGATATacatgtttgcgagtgctaaaggaaagtaacaaaagtaggttcgaaagctacagtgtcaggaacagtgaaTTGATCGTATCCCATATTACctctcgggattgtcgcgtgcacatttttttcagacaacattcctcgaaatagctgtataaataTGGCTTCATTCCTTACCATGAAGGGATATTTCTTACAAATAGGAGTGCCCCGCATGTGATAAACACACAATTTAACATTCAAAGGTACGTATCACCCGTTTTACAACCTTTTAGTAGGTTTCCAAAAACTAATCAGAAACGCGCGGCAAAATACTGATTGGATGATCAACACTGTTGCCAAGGGACGAGAGTTAAACGCGTGCGTATTTTTTATAAATACCTCCACGTGTCGGACCTCTCCTGTCCAGTCACATCCTTCACTCGGACACTTCACGTGACAGGAAAGAATGTTCCTTTCTGTCGCTTTGTCTGGAAATATATCCTAAATGACGGAAAATAGACAAGTTACCCTAGCTTTTTGGGTGTTAACTTTTGGTACCTGTGCACAAAATTCTGTTACATATGTTGGTTCTTTGTACACGTTTTACCAGGACAGAGCTGGTTAAAGCAGGCAAACGTTGATTTTAACCCTGAACTCTTACATGGCAAATCTCTTTCAATTCTTTTAGCGTTGACGGCAGAACAACCCACGTGGGGGGCTTATAGTACTAAGGATCGCATGATTTTTCGCGTGCCAAAAAGGAGGTCTCAGTTTATATTGTCCAAAGCTACATAACGACTGTTTGATTTTTCGTGAAATCGATAGTTATAACGCTTTTACCAAGAAAGTAAAGAACAACTTACTCAATTCTGAATTTGAACTTAAATATGAGACACATAAACAAAAAGCTTTGTGTATAAACTTTTGTGGAGCAGTCTAGCGTGACTTTCAAACATCTTTGCGTGACTTGGAAGAGATCGCGTGTCTAAGATAAAATCGCGACACTCCCCGCTGGTTCATATATTAGAAATTGTCTGGAAAGTTGTTATGGAAGGAATGACTACTGTTGAGACGGACGGAAATGTCTGCGTAAGACTAGAAATAACTGcgaaaaatttctaaaaattaaGTTACCTTTTCTCGATCCAAAGGCTCCCTATCTACCGGGCATTGTGGAACGTGCTGCCTGAAAaaatatacaagaaataaaatatttggtgTTACATTCATCCTTAAGATCTAAAATCCTTGAACATTAAGAGTTCAATATGCAGATATGATTTATTTTAGGGAATATTATAATTAAAGGAACTTATCTCTTCTTGTTTTGACTTCCTAGGTTTCCAAGATAATTGTCTTATGAGAAACCAATTCAAAGCGACTTTGAATTAATTTTAAGAAGGTTTTACCTGTTTAAAAATTCATGTTAAACAATTTCACCCTTTTACCCTTTTACAAGCTGCTGGACTTCGACAGATTTTCGCTGGAATTTCTTATGAATTAACATGAAATTTTAAGCTGATAAATATCTTGATACAAACCAAGATTACAGAGCCCTGCCCTAGAAGCTAGAAGTATGATATGTAAAACAATGAATCCATCACAGCGACACATGGACGCTCCAAGAACGGATCTTGGTTTTATTAAAAACAGGAATGTTTGTACGCGAACGAAATTTCAAGCCAAGTTCGTTTGGCTGGGGCTTATCACTTTTCGCTCCAGTCTTACCATTAGTGTCCCTTATGTGCTTAGTGACAACACACAGAAAAGTCAGAGTTTTAAGGAGCAAATTAAACTGTCTAGAAATTCCGTCGTCGTAAAATCTTTGTCAGGGGTCACTGAGAACCTGACAGAAATATTCTCTTTCGTGAACATTTTGAAAAGAGCATATTCTTAATTTTGTAAAACAGCCATACTGAGAGTGAAAAAAACGACGCATTCAACGATTCTGTTCAATATAACTTGATCATGAGTATTATCCGATTATCTAGTAAGACtcggttttttgttttgtagatCTTTTAAATTCAACAGGCCGGGGATCACAAAGTTCACTTCCCAATCCTGATTACTTTTCACACTTTTTCATAACGATATTTTGACAATTTTCCCATCCACATGTTCTAACACAGTACCCCATGAAATGTTTGTACACATTTCATCATACCTTTTAATCGCCTCATCCAAGCATTTCTTGCAATATCTGTGTCCACATCTAGTGAGCACTGGTTCTCGTAAAGGTAAGTGACAAATATGGCAGTGATATTCCTCGAATACGGATGATATAAACTCATATTCGTAGCCACACGGTAGGCCGGCAACAATGATGTCCCTTTCCACCATTTTATTAGCCTTCTACGCAGTCGTTCCTTGTGTCGTCACGAAAAGCTCCTCCTCTTGATGGacaagcgttgcgtgacgagacattGAGCGGCTGCGTGCGTAGAAGACAAGACATTTTGTCAACCTCGTCTAGCCCCTAGGGGGCGTCTGGGACGAGGTTACCATTTTTTATCAGCTTTTGATCACCTCGTGTATCGCTGGACATAACGCAACCAATAGAACAAAGcaccattttctctttgtactATCGGTTGCTCTTTCAAAAAAAGTACATAGTTATATGGGGTTCTTCCTTGTCCCGTTGTCCACCCGAAGTCTGGAAAAGGCGTCACAGCGTCACAGTCCCAATCCCGCCTTCAATGCATTAATCAGACCAGACAAGTTTTTGTGATTTTAGAACTTATTGATTCAAAGCTAGTTGCCACTGAATTATCACATAGAATGGAGGGATCTACGAATTTTAGCTCTAGAAATTAATGCCCGCAGCGGATAAGAACACTAGGCATGATTGTTTGTAAAACAGGTACAACAGTGAGCACAAATTTTGACCGATAAAAATCCCTGAGTCAGCCCCTGATACTTTAAGAAGTAATTATAAGTCGGAAAAGTATTTTCTCTGATATATAAACATTTCGAAGTCGCTTTTTTTCAGTAGTGTTTGGGTATCACATGAAAGAAAAACTCTCCGTATTTTACATACATACTACTCTCTGCTCCTCCCGGCAAACCAATAACTCAAAATTATTAACGGCAAAAAACATGCGTATGCTACTGTCACAGGGACGCGCCGACATCCACCTGGAGAAACAGAGAGTCTTCCACGAGGTATCTCCTTGATCGTAGTTCTTCGTGAGATACGAATTCAGGATACCCATATCCGGTGTTCTCTTCTTTCTGGGGTCGTGCAAAGTTCTTTTCCTTCATTGGAACGACACAGTACACTACGTCTTGTCGTTTGATTGGATCTTCCTCTTGGTCAATCAATGTTATGGTCACTTTGTTTCGAAACGGCCATGGTAATATAGCATCATATTCGCCTTTCATTACAATGATGGAAACCGACATGTGGGTATCCCAGCCATTAGGCCAACAACCATTAGGATTAAGCAACACTTTTAATTTGTAACCATAAGTATCTGTGTAGAATGGATCACTCTCTATTTTCCTGTTCAACCCCGCCTTCGCtcgttttaaaatatcactgaACTTGTTAATCTTCCAGACAAATCGCGTGGTATTGCTCGCTCTTTCTTTAGATCCTTTCTTTTCCAGCTGCTTTTGCAGCGCCTCTACTTTCTCTTCCAAGCGTCTTGTGACCTTCTGCGTCTCGTCTAATTTAACAAGTGTGCTGTTCAACTTTGTACAGGCGAAATCAAGATGCTCACCCATGGCAAGGTTAACGTGCGCTTGCACGTTTTTCCGCTCAACCTACAAGAGATCAGAAAATAAACTGTCTTTGCACGCCGGCAAAACTAAAAGATTTATCCGGAAGAATACAAAAGAGAGGAAATTAAAATCCACTGAcaaaaacttattaataataataatgataataataataataataatgacgacaacgacgacgatgatgatgatgatggtgacgatgatgatgatgatgataaaggtATTGAATAAGAAAGTAAGCCAGGTGCGTTTAAATTTGCAGCAAACTCATACAATTTGTATAGAGCTTATGAAAAATTACGCAATGGCAAATTGTGCTGCGATAGTCAAGTAAACAAGATCTCTTTTCGACTGCCTAACATCTATATAGTTATTTTTACCCTAGCACAAGGCTCCGTAGTGGGTGAAAAAGCACAAAATGGGGAATTCAAGCGAGCAGAGCGGTGGACTGAAGAGGGGAAAAGGTCTGTGGAGCTCCACTGCCCTTTCCCATTCCCAGACTCCCGCTCGGCTCACCTAGCCACAGCTCTGTCTTcaccgccccccctcccccacaccACTGCAGGaacctggtcccaggctaagcCATGTTCTTATGTGTCGCCAGTGTAATCTGACAGTAGCCAACCTTCACTTTGCAGCCCATTTGAACATAGGGGCATGAGATTAAAGTCAAGGGACAGTCCTCTTCAATGTGATTTGGAATCTGAAAAGAGATGAACGGGAAAAGTTTTAAGACTTCCCTAGTACACTAGTACGTCCTTTGGGAACACCACACAAACATCAGAAGGGTTTGAAAATCGGCGATAGCCAGTACTGAATTAGTTTGGAAAAATGAAGTACTTTAGACTCGTTTTCAAATGCCTTATGACAGCATCAGATTCATCAACCCTTATTGAATCCCATTGAAAAGTAACAGAACATTGTATGTGTATTCAGTGTATTTGACCCAGATCTTTCATACCGCAAAACTAAACACAAACAAAGCCAATTACCATTCCTCTGGGAATTGAATTATTACATCCGTTAGGGCAGTTTACAGGAAACTTGGCACAATTTCCAGTATGCACCtgcaaaaagggaaagaaagtttATACAACACGTTTTTATTGAACAGAAAGATCAAactaaaaagcaaaagaaaataaaaagtaatgacAAGAGATTATAATAGCACAGAAAGGGAGTCTAGGGCGTTGGTCAGGATATCTTAATTTCCaaaaagttatttctttttctttttttcctttgaagttaccaggggcgtagctagggggggtcctggggtgcccgtgacccccccttcCTTTGCGCAAACAACCAataatattcaggtggcgaaaacgccatgacaatatcttggccgtaaaagccattgttgaaaagcccacttttttaaaatttgttttttgtaaagtatGTTCGTCAACGGaccttgtctttagttaatatgggccttcatgccgcgataatacgactgagcccgctgatacacgagggagagcagcggtataaaccatatatagttGGCGATCCTAACATAACGAGTTTCAGCTTGAAAATGTCGAAACAAACGAGAGTTTTCAGCTATTTTCAGTGCAAGGAAGTTCAAGAGAGGTAAGGAATGTTCTTTATCTGATTTAGGTTTAAGTCTTTCTTCTCTGACGATCGGCATCTAAGTTGCTACAGTTAATTACAATGCATTGTTTGCCGTGTGTTTTTTTAGGCCAGAGCAACCGGATCACGTTGTCgctgtgaccccccctttgaaaaatcctggctacgcccctggttaCGTACTgtttccggtaaactggttgacttccggaagactAACTTTCTATAATTTATGATCTCTCCCGAAGTCTAGACTCTCTTGTCAAATAACGAATAAGCTTCTTTCGTTAACCGTTTAGTTGGATAGACTTTATACAGAACactttatttgaaaatcaaTGTAATTAGCCTTAAAAAGTACTAACTGGGAACAAAATTTAAAGTCTTCTTCTGGAGACCGGACAGCCATTTTATGTGGTCATCCGATCCTGTACTGCGCTGTACCTTCACTTCTCGAGTTATTCCAACACCCTGAGTATTGTTTTAGTCCCGGGGAtccgaacccgcgacctcccacTCCACAGTCAAGCGCTCTTCCGACTGAGTAATCCTGCCTCGGTTTTACAATTTTCACGTCAAATATTAAGTTTACTTAATACTACAGTTACTTATCCTTACCTTCATGTGACATTCTGGGTGTGGCTCTTTACAGTACGTACACTCGATTATCCTCCACTGACATGTAAACGCAACATGGTTCTCCAGATATTTCCTTTTCAGTGCAACGGGGCAATTTTGGTTGGAGCAGGAAACAACTTTAAATTGGCAACTATCGACGTGATTCTGTTaggcacaataaaaaacaaggtTTTTAGAAATTGACATAACTAGCTCCGTTTTGATTTTTAGTAAAGCCTGGTTTCATTATACCGCATTAATTAGTCCAAATCGTTTGAATCGCCGAAGTCGTCTCATATGAGTCTCGATAGGGAGTTTTATTCCACGAAGGAGACGGTGGAGAAAACCACTTAAAACTGACTGTCGTCTGCGCGATTTACTAAACTCGCTCACCTTGCCAAATGTGGGCAAACCCTTCTGGTGTTGAATTCTAAACTATCGAAGTTTAAAAGAGTAAGAGAAATTCGTCACGGTATGTTCAGGTTGTGCATAAAACATCAAATTAGGCTATTTCACGTCCTAGTCTTGGgatgacggtaaagaaatgtacaaatattaaagcgtgctgcacgtcgTACAAATGTTGTTTTGATAAGCCATCGCCTtattgacgttctcgttgccttcgtgGTGGCATATTTTAAAAGTCCCTAAGGTGTACTGGTGATCAAGACAATCACGAGAAAACAGCTCTGATTCAGTTTTACTATTCCTGACATCAACTGACAGCTTGTTACCTTTTTGCCTCTCAATTCACCAGTCCAGTCACAGCCTTCACTTGGACATTTGATGGCCAAGGACAGAATTTTTCGTTCTGTTGCTTTGTCTGGAAAGACATCCtaaaatagggcaaaaaaataaggctttttaaaggaaaaaataataaagatcctcattttttttatacaaacaATTTTAACGTATATATGGTTTAACACAGTTCATACGCGGCTCACTGACTAAGGCTACTTTGATTAGAAGTCATGTACACCAACAACGTTTTAAAATTGTACAAAAGGGAGTTCGATTTTCTTGGGTTTTAGGATTCTATTAAAAGACGTAAGTCTTGGATTCCCTTCGGTAACACAAcataacataaactttatttatactcgaattttagagtagctaacgagctaatatcttcgagcaaTATCTTCGTACCCATTATGGAGAAAAAATATTCGGATTCAACAAAGAGGGCATCGACACGCCACACTTTTTCCTCTCAACACCGGGAACTAAATTAATACCATTTTAAGAACCCTGCACAGGAAACCGACAGGCAATTACTTTTACTATGGGATGTGAGACCATTTCACACAAAACGAAATTTTCTTGAATGGCTGTAACTTTCAAACTTCTTAGACATGGTTTACCTGCCCCTTTGCAGTGATAATACTTCTTTTGAAGGCGGATGAAAGTAGCAACTTACCCGATCTCGGTCCAGATTCTCTCTATCTGCTGGGCAAATGTGAGGAAAGCCTTCAGCTGCACTTCTGTATTTTTAAAGAATGGTGGCCATTAATGTCAAATCTGAAGTTACCCCTTCCATCCCAAAACGATTGACGACAAAATGTCATGGTCGTAGTATGACGAAAAAAGTATTACATGTAACCTGTCAATTCGAGTCTGTGGAATTCGAAGGAGCTCAAAAATATTAATAGACGACTGGCCCACATACTCCATGTAATCCGGACTCCGGAATAAGGGAaatttttgctcgtggaatccagaatcctgggctttgaaGCCTGTTATTCGGAATCCAAGTTTCACtgcaaggaatccggaatccacgcgtggaatctagaatccaagactgtccgcTTGGATTCGCTTCCACGGGGCGAACTGTAGACCCTTTTAACTAATTTAGTCGTACGCGTCGAAGCTCAACGTGTTAATAAGACATCTCATCGAATGGCATACATTTATTTTACATCGAAACTGTCCGAATTCGCATGCGACAAAGTTTCAGTATGGAAATCATAAAGACTgcctttcacagttttatacGCATCACTCACTGTCGCCTCCTCATGAGTCAAAAGTGATCACAGACGATTCATGGCGAGGGTGTTTCTCTAGGGTTTAGATCGAGAGAATCTAACCGTTAGGATAATTACAGAGAAACAAGCGATAATTAAGTGCGAAATTGGTCGGACTAACAAGATTCCAACTAAAATTAAGCTTACATATTAAATTTTACGCCCGTCTCAGTCGAATTGTATTGTAAGTCGACGTACCTTCTAAAATATTCTTCGAGGCAACCTTTACAAAATCTGTGACCACATCGTGTAAGAACAGGCTCCTTTAACGGCAAGTGGCAGATTAAACACCGAAAATCGTCTTCAACTTCATTCACAAACTCGTCCTCATGCCCTGAAGGTAACCGTTGTCTGGCTGCccccgccattttgaaagttgCATATCATGTGGCGTGACATAGTGCTCTGTCTCGTGACTTGAGTCGCCGGGCTCTGTTACCTGGATCACGCAAAATCGGATGTTACTCAAAcgaggaaaggaaaaaatgaaaagatggGAACAAAACAGATAATTAGAAACACAATAAATTTTGAACAGAAATTGTAGGGCAAtctataaaagcaagaaaaaaaaaaatagttaaaaaaagtaacaaataagaaaaataagaaaaataattaacaagGACTCTGTACCCTAGCCTCGGTTGCAACCCAACATGGCGGAAGGTTGACAATGGCAGGGTACAATGAGATCTTCGTAAACTCTTTAGATGAAGATGTTAAGTGTTGTTTCTGCCATTTACCTCTACGTGAACCCGTTCAAACAAGATGTGGACACAGATTGTGCTGTGAGTGTCTCGAGGAATTAACGCAGTCGACGACAAAGTAAGAAAAACGTGATGTATTCAAAGATACGGGGAAAGCTGATTTATTGTGCTCGTAGATTAGTTAGTATATACTGTATTCTTAAAAAGATGTACTCCGCTTTCCCCTCTATTTTGTGGGAAAAAAGTGGAGGAATGGTCAATATTTCCAGGTTTCATAGAGGATAGTACGGggttcaaaattgaaaaaaattgttcctTGACacttaataaataatatttatcaTGTCGTGGGCACGCCTGATGGGGTCTTGGTTTTCTACTTAAGGTGGGGTTTTGTAGAAAACAAAGACCTTGCTCAAATTTCTTGATAATGGTATATCatattctttcttgttttttctttggttgAGATTACCTTTTTTCTAGCAATTTTCACGTGATTCCCAATGTTTTGATGGGCGGGGTCTTCGTTTGTGATTAATCTACTTTTTTAACCGAAGCTTCGAGTCAAATTTGTTGGTGGTTGTAGATCCTGCTGTTCCTTTATATACAGTTTACGTGTCTGTACAATTTGAGTTGGCGACTGTTTCAAGCTAATTTTCAAGTGATTTTAAGGAAGTCTTTGTCTGTTGCAGTTAGACGTGCCTGGCATTGTTACAGGGGTCCAAGTTGCACACCCCTGCCAAAAATTTCCTAAAGGCCTCCCCtcagctagcaagaaaaataaaggcTCTGGTAGCAGGTTTTCCTGGGGTAATCCCCATAAAGATGACAGGGGTGCATGTTGGACAATTTTCACAACACCGCTAAAGGTGATCATTTTATGGGCATGGCTAAAATTGATTCATTCACACTCATAAGAGGTACCaaattaaataaacaacaaattaacTGGCACTGACAAATTGTGGTTGACTATTTACTTGACTAACAAATAAATTCCTTCATTTTTATGATTCAACTctcaggggcagatccaggacTTTTTTTAGGAGgaggtgcactcgtctcttgctcttcttcaacaccaataaaccacatagtgtttttttttgacagaataccagttgtattagaaaaccgcaggtcatctcgggggggggggtgcgcaccccctgcaccctccccctagatccgcccctgactcTGTTACCCTTGTAAGGTACTGCAGCAAACCTAATAGCAACAAATTTTGACCCTAGAAGGTACAACAATGATCCTTTTCATTTTAGAGGAGAGTAATCCTTTAGGGCAGGATCAGTTTAAATCAATTCAGAGTTTGTGTATTGATCAATGTTTGCAGGGATGACAAGTCAAACAATGatgatctgttttgttttacttgccCAGTGGATAATGTGAAGTTGGATTGTAGCATGGTAAGTATTTGTCCATTAACTAGCTCactaataatattgtttttcttgttcatgaAATTATTTTTACGATCTTGCCTTTCTGCTTGCCTTTATTCATAGGACACCTTCCCTGACAAAGCAACAGAGACAAAGATTCTGTCATTGATCATTCAGTGTCCAAATGGTTCTTGTGAGTGGACAGGACCACTTGGGGAAAAACAAGTAAGACTGTTTAACTTACTCAGTGATACCCCAGTTTTTCTTCCTTGCACAACATGATTATACTGATTGGGAATTTAAGTAAGAGGTAAGAAATTCTTGCAGACACCTTCCAGACATTGCTGTGCAGTTAATTGTTACACCTCCAGTAGTGATTTCAATGCGCATTGGAAAGGAATACCCATGTTGTGTTCATCTGGATGATAAAGTACATGTAATCTATATAAATGtgcttttcttaaaatttcgtcAGATACATAACTTAAAGATCGATTTATCTGAGACTGCCATTGAACCCGAAAACAACAATATATTCAAACATACACGCAGTAATAAGTTTTAAATCTCCATGCACTCCTGTACATGTGGTGGCCCACACATTCACAAAAAATGTTTCCGCATGCTTGCCAAAgtctcttttccttttgtttgtatttttgattACATGTGCGTGCAATTTGCAATCAGACATTAAGCATTGTTtttcattgacagaaacacTTGGATTGTTGTCTCTTGCTTGTTGTCTCTTGTACAAATGAGAACTGTAAAGAGACCATGGTGAGGAAGGATTTGGATGAACATGTGACTGTCACATGTCAATGGAGGATGATACACTGTTCATACTGTAGTGTTTCACTTCCTGATTGCCATTTGAAGGTAAAAAGTCACATTGTGCTTTTAATATGTTTTCACCATAGTCTCATTTcacaaagtgaaaaaataacaacaagtaataataataccaaaaaaaaaaatagaaacaagaaaggaaggaaaataaATGAACTACTGGTTACATGTATAAcctatacctgccaactttttctgagatataataTACAATGTCACATGTCATTGTACTAGTGGCTTTGTTGTTAAtactttgcctttttttttcccaaggAACACATAAATGTATGTTTAAAGTATCTTGTTGAGTGCCCCAATACCTGTGGCGTGGAAATTCAACGGGAAAAGGTAAGGTGTTCAgtgccagatccagaccttcagatggaagggggggggggtgcaggGGGGTTGGTCTCCGGGCCTCAGtttagtctaaaaataaggggcccctcccctggatctgccactgggtgtttcctttaaaaaaccttaaaactGCTCTTCTTAGTGGACATGCCACTAGGGATCCAGATCAATTATGGCAAGTCTAATATGTGTTTGACAGTGTACACAGGTGACCCTCGGTGAtggaaaatatttaaaaattactggatGCGGTCAAGtttgatatgaagaattatgcagatggAATAATTCATATCACATGAAAGCATAATTCAATAACaatcattgttttattaatCATTTGGAACACCTTAAAGCTGAACACATATTTCCTAGTATTTTGTGGCAATTTCAGGagtttttcaccattttcttcAGTTCTAG containing:
- the LOC140943537 gene encoding TNF receptor-associated factor 4-like, producing the protein MAGAARQRLPSGHEDEFVNEVEDDFRCLICHLPLKEPVLTRCGHRFCKGCLEEYFRRSAAEGFPHICPADRENLDRDRDVFPDKATERKILSLAIKCPSEGCDWTGELRGKKNHVDSCQFKVVSCSNQNCPVALKRKYLENHVAFTCQWRIIECTYCKEPHPECHMKVHTGNCAKFPVNCPNGCNNSIPRGMIPNHIEEDCPLTLISCPYVQMGCKVKVERKNVQAHVNLAMGEHLDFACTKLNSTLVKLDETQKVTRRLEEKVEALQKQLEKKGSKERASNTTRFVWKINKFSDILKRAKAGLNRKIESDPFYTDTYGYKLKVLLNPNGCWPNGWDTHMSVSIIVMKGEYDAILPWPFRNKVTITLIDQEEDPIKRQDVVYCVVPMKEKNFARPQKEENTGYGYPEFVSHEELRSRRYLVEDSLFLQVDVGASL